In Thermoanaerobacterium xylanolyticum LX-11, the genomic window GTTATCGCTTTCCAACAAGTCGCTTCACTCATTCAAAATTGTCTTTTTCAATAATATCAATGAGTTATTATTCTCTATTGTTGATTTAAAAGCTCAATTGCCTTGTCAAGCTGTGCATCGTTTCTAAGTGTCAAACCGTAGAAGTATGAAAGTGCATCGACAGTTCCTCTATCCATGACACCTGTTGCTGGAATTCCTGCGTATTTTTGAAAGCTTATAAGTGCATCGTATGTGTCATTGCCAAAGTACCCATTTGGCTCACCTTTGTAGTAGCCTAAAAGACTTAAGTACGACTGCAAAAGCTTCACATTGTAACCTGTATCGCCTTTTTTTACATCATTTATGTATATAAGCTGAGGCAAAAACACTCTGCTGTCATTGACTTCCACATCAGGTTTAAGCCCTACTCCGTTTATGGAGCGGCCAGATGGAAGCAAATACTTCGCGATTGTAAGCTTCATGCCACTGCCATCAGAAAATGGAAATACCTCTTGCACTGTCCCTTTGCCATAGGAATTTTCCCCTACAAGAATTCCCGCCTTTGTGTCTTGTATTGCACCAGATAGTATTTCCGCAGCAGATGCAGTGTTTCCATTTATGAGAACTGCTATCTTGTACTTAGGGTTTTTTAAATATGAATAGTACGTTTCATTTCCGCTGTTCATGGCAACAGTTACAACAGGGCCTGCCGGCACGAAATAGCCAGCTACATCTACAGCCTCTTGAAGGTATCCGCCAGGATTATCCCTTAAATCTATGACAAGCTTCTTTATATTATTTTGGTCCATGTAATCAAGAGCCTTTGAAACATTGTCATAAGTGTTTCCATTAAACTCACTTATGCTTATGTATCCAACACCGTTTATTATTTTATATGTGACAGGATTTATGCTTATTACATCCCTTACAAGCTTGTATTCAACGGTCTTTCCGTTTGCAAGAAAGTCGATGGTGACAGTTGTGCCTTTATCACCTTTTATGAGGTTTGTGACATCTGCAATGTCCATGCCTTTTACGTCTTTGCCGTCGACAGACTCTACTATGTAACCGCTTTGTATGCCTGCCTTATAGGCTGGAGAGCCCTTTATAGTAGATACGACTACTATGTCTTGACCTCTTTCTTCTACTTGCAAACCCACTCCTGTAAATGTGCCCGAAGTAGACTCCATAAATGAATCCATCTCATCTTTTGTAAAATATGTGCTGTACTTATCAAGTGAAGATAGTATGCCTTGTATGGCACCTTCCTCCATTTGATCGTACGTAACATCACCTGCATAATTTTCTTTTATAAACTGCATAAATGAGCCTAAATCATTTAAATAACTGCTTATGTCGTCTTGTGTTGCTGTTGCAGCAAAAGCCGCCATAGGTGCAGATAAAACAAGTGTCAATACGATTACAAATGCCATAAAAATTGATAAATGCCTTTTCATAAGATAGCCTCCTCGTATAATTATTATTAAAGACAATAAATTTGTCTCACATCTTAAAACTTAATAAAACACATTTATAATTGGAAATTATCTCTTCTTTAAAACCTTATTTAGAAATCACATCTATTGCCATGTATCTAAAATATCAAATGATTAAGTACATGGCACAGGCCGTCACATCTTTTATTTTACGGCCTTTATGTTTACTTTTGAGATAACTTGTAGCATTATTATACTGTAAAGTTAATATGGGACAGGCTTTTGTCCTCCTTGCGGGTTTTCCGCTCTTTTAAGTATGGTCCCTACACCAGATTTGCCTTTTCTCACGCGAAATCTGCTTTGTCGTATATAAACCCCTGGCAGCAGAGGATTAAGGTTTATATATTAATAGCTAATTGCGAGGTTGCTACATAATCTGGTCGCTAGGTTATCTCAAATTAACTTTTATCTACACCATTACCCTTTGAAAGGAGGTGCTATAGCTTTGAATAAACTTTTTGTAGGCATGGATATAAGCTTGGATGATGTCAAGGTTCATATTCTCGACCAAGACGGCATTGATGCTTGCTCTCGTTTTTCTATAGATAATAATCCTTCTGGTTGCAATATTTTAGTGTCTCATATATTGGATTGTTGTAATAAATACAACATTCAGAAGGTTTTTATTGGCCTAGAATCTACTTCAGTCTATGGTTGGCATATTCAGTATTATTTAGCTGACCATGCTTCTTTGAAGCCTTTTAATCCTTCTGTAACTACTTTTAATGCTAATACTGTCAAGGCTTTTAAAAAGTCTCTTGGCAATTTGCCTAAGAATGACTGGGTTGATGCTTTTGTCATTGCTGAAAAATTAAGGTTTGGAAGGCTTCCTAAATCTTGTCCTGTAGATTTTAGATACCTTGCTCTCCAAAGGCTTACCCGCCATCGCTTTCACATTGTTGATAGTATTGTCAGAGAGAAAAATTATTTCCTAAGCAATCTGTTTCTTAAATTTAGTGGCTTATGTCAGATTAAAGTTTTTAGCAATAATTTTGGTACGACTGCTACTGAAATATTTAATGAGTTTTTAACTCTTGATGATATTGCGGCTCGACCGCTTGAAGATCTTGTTGCCTTTTTAGTTGATAAAGGTAGAGACCACTTTAATGACCCTAATGCTACAGCTAAATTACTCCAACAGGCTGTACGCAAATCTTATAGAATCAACGCTAATGTAAATGATTCTTTGAATTTTGTTATCAAGTCTTGTCTTGATAATATACAGTATCTTGAAAAGCAGAAGAAAGCTTCTGAAAAGACCATTGCCAATGAAGTCAAAGGATTTAAGAATCAATTTCTTTGTCTTACTTCAGTAAATGGCATTGGTCCAACTATAGCAGCTGGCCTAATATCTGAGATAGGCGGAATATCAAGGTTTGATAATGATAATGCTCTTGCAAAGTTTTCCGGCATATATTGGTCAGAATACCAGTCTGCGGATTTTAAAGCAGAGGACACTTATTTAAAACGCACTGGTAATGAGTATCTCAGATATTACTTTATTCAAGCAGCCGACCAACTTAGGAAATATTGTCCTGAGTTTTCACAATACTATGCTCGCAAATTTAATGAAAGTAAAACTCATAAACACAAACGTGCTTTAGTTTTAACGGCACGCAAAGCTGTAAGGTTAGTCTTTGCTCTGCTGCGCGAAGAAAAACTTTATAAACCACCAGCAATGAAAGGAGATGATTGTAAAGAATAACATATTATTCTATTCCCATAATTAACATATATTTCCATTGCTGTTTTTGGTAATGGTTAGCTTTGCTATACTCTTTTTTAGCTATTTTTTTAAAAAATTTTTTGATTTTTTTAATCACCCCTTGACATATTACCGAAATACTTAAGAATAATTTACCTTAATTATACCACAAAATTTTCAACCATCTTACGTAAATATAAAATAAAGGCCTAATATTAGACCTTTATATGATTGTAGCGCCGTCATTGTCGCACTTTAATTTATAAACGCTACACTCTATACCTCTATCTTCGTACACCTTCTTTA contains:
- a CDS encoding S41 family peptidase, whose amino-acid sequence is MKRHLSIFMAFVIVLTLVLSAPMAAFAATATQDDISSYLNDLGSFMQFIKENYAGDVTYDQMEEGAIQGILSSLDKYSTYFTKDEMDSFMESTSGTFTGVGLQVEERGQDIVVVSTIKGSPAYKAGIQSGYIVESVDGKDVKGMDIADVTNLIKGDKGTTVTIDFLANGKTVEYKLVRDVISINPVTYKIINGVGYISISEFNGNTYDNVSKALDYMDQNNIKKLVIDLRDNPGGYLQEAVDVAGYFVPAGPVVTVAMNSGNETYYSYLKNPKYKIAVLINGNTASAAEILSGAIQDTKAGILVGENSYGKGTVQEVFPFSDGSGMKLTIAKYLLPSGRSINGVGLKPDVEVNDSRVFLPQLIYINDVKKGDTGYNVKLLQSYLSLLGYYKGEPNGYFGNDTYDALISFQKYAGIPATGVMDRGTVDALSYFYGLTLRNDAQLDKAIELLNQQ
- a CDS encoding IS110 family transposase; this translates as MDISLDDVKVHILDQDGIDACSRFSIDNNPSGCNILVSHILDCCNKYNIQKVFIGLESTSVYGWHIQYYLADHASLKPFNPSVTTFNANTVKAFKKSLGNLPKNDWVDAFVIAEKLRFGRLPKSCPVDFRYLALQRLTRHRFHIVDSIVREKNYFLSNLFLKFSGLCQIKVFSNNFGTTATEIFNEFLTLDDIAARPLEDLVAFLVDKGRDHFNDPNATAKLLQQAVRKSYRINANVNDSLNFVIKSCLDNIQYLEKQKKASEKTIANEVKGFKNQFLCLTSVNGIGPTIAAGLISEIGGISRFDNDNALAKFSGIYWSEYQSADFKAEDTYLKRTGNEYLRYYFIQAADQLRKYCPEFSQYYARKFNESKTHKHKRALVLTARKAVRLVFALLREEKLYKPPAMKGDDCKE